A window from Cryptomeria japonica chromosome 1, Sugi_1.0, whole genome shotgun sequence encodes these proteins:
- the LOC131073532 gene encoding wall-associated receptor kinase 3, with product MFRAVEIIAYYYTLGLPHSLNQIIMSISTVICIVQWILVYSSSHLLSLRAENCVWPQKCGGLTFSYPFRLEQKTCGLPGFDITCKGKSSSRSDLGTPYLPTLSGEVLVLNISYDHVLVDAANLYAFPCSKEVNFTNATTFNLSDEGPFRISGSNKFFAVGCNTSGMFQMLIGDRFQETPYSGSCTSMCRYNQTLYGRRLPCKENGCCQMPVPEGYTRISLTARFLSSYGSDNCSNSASAIVDQDSWDLISNSMSFKASSSSLRIDWAILNDTCSSAQNKSSYQCSPNTECENRDWGYVCKCKTGYEGDGYTSGTRCKEIKNCTGFSCFQTLSIIIGVCGTLIAALLSGGSLFWILKLRKSKRDKENNFQRNGGDRLEKLISSRGGVEGMKLFTLDEIEKATNKFSENLILGSGGYGTVYKGTLTNESLVAVKRSKDVDCKEIDQFVNEVSILSQINHRNVVKLLGCCLETSVPLLVYEYISNGTLFDHLHGKRPEQQQLTWERRLRIATETAEALSYLHSAASIPIVHRDVKTTNILLENDYNPKVADFGVSRLVPMGQTHITTVVQGTLGYLDPEYFQTIQLTEKSDVYSFGVVLVELLTGLKPVSYERMRNQSNLAIFFLSTVNTRGFREIIDPRLDVDEGNNVESMRRVAGLAKECLSVEGEKRPSMKEVVQELLWSKGGERPHAWLNIDVVDKPEEMVGLIVNEEERREGIRSAYSVPEQCSSSFSIEGLGDGVRSGR from the exons ATGTTCAGAGCTGTGGAGATCATAGCATATTACTACACTCTGGGCTTGCCTCATTCACTGAATCAGATCATCATGTCGATCTCTACAGTCATATGTATAGTTCAATGGATTTTGGTCTACTCTTCTTCTCATCTCTTATCACTCAGAGCAGAAAACTGCGTATGGCCTCAAAAATGTGGAGGTCTGACGTTTTCTTACCCCTTCCGATTGGAGCAAAAGACTTGTGGCTTGCCTGGTTTCGATATCACTTGCAAAGGAAAATCGAGTTCGAGATCTGACCTTGGAACCCCCTATCTGCCAACCCTCTCCGGAGAAGTACTAGTCCTAAATATCTCTTACGACCACGTCCTGGTTGACGCCGCTAACTTGTATGCTTTTCCCTGCAGCAAAGAGGTTAACTTTACAAACGCCACAACGTTCAACCTTAGCGATGAAGGGCCTTTCAGGATTTCTGGGTCTAATAAGTTCTTTGCTGTTGGTTGTAATACCTCTGGCATGTTTCAGATGCTTATTGGCGATAGATTCCAAGAAACGCCTTATTCGGGCTCCTGCACATCTATGTGTCGGTATAATCAAACACTCTATGGCAGACGACTGCCCTGCAAAGAGAATGGATGTTGTCAAATGCCGGTTCCTGAAGGTTACACAAGAATTAGCCTCACAGCGCGATTCTTGTCTTCCTATGGATCGGACAATTGTAGCAATTCGGCTTCCGCCATAGTTGATCAAGATAGCTGGGATTTGATTTCCAATTCAATGTCGTTCAAAGCTTCGAGTTCTTCTTTAAGAATAGACTGGGCTATTCTAAATGATACATGCTCCTCGGCTCAAAATAAGAGTTCATACCAGTGTTCTCCAAACACGGAGTGTGAAAATAGAGATTGGGGTTATGTCTGCAAGTGTAAGACTGGCTATGAGGGAGATGGATACACCAGCGGCACGAGATGCAAAG AAATAAAAAATTGCACAGGTTTCAGTTGCTTTCAAACTTTATCAATAATCATAG GGGTATGTGGGACACTAATAGCTGCGCTACTGAGCGGCGGCAGTCTCTTCTGGATTTTGAAGCTAAGAAAATCCAAGCGCGACAAGGAAAACAACTTCCAAAGGAACGGAGGGGATCGCTTGGAAAAATTAATTTCATCACGAGGAGGAGTAGAAGGCATGAAACTCTTCACTTTGGACGAGATCGAGAAAGCCACAAATAAGTTCTCTGAAAATTTGATCCTGGGATCTGGTGGCTACGGCACTGTTTACAAAGGTACTCTCACCAATGAAAGTTTGGTGGCAGTGAAGAGGTCTAAAGATGTTGATTGCAAAGAAATCGACCAGTTCGTCAATGAAGTTTCTATTTTGAGCCAAATTAATCACAGAAACGTGGTTAAGTTACTGGGCTGCTGTCTGGAAACTTCCGTTCCTCTGCTGGTTTACGAATACATTTCTAATGGAACATTGTTTGACCATCTTCACGGTAAGAGGCCAGAGCAGCAGCAGCTTACATGGGAGCGGCGCCTGCGCATAGCCACTGAAACTGCAGAAGCCTTGTCATACTTGCACTCAGCAGCTTCAATACCGATTGTCCACAGAGATGTCAAAACTACAAACATTCTACTGGAAAATGATTATAATCCAAAAGTTGCAGACTTCGGAGTGTCTCGTCTGGTGCCGATGGGGCAAACACACATTACTACAGTTGTGCAGGGAACATTGGGTTACTTGGATCCTGAATACTTCCAAACAATTCAGCTTACAGAGAAAAGCGACGTCTACAGCTTTGGGGTTGTTTTGGTGGAGCTTTTGACGGGGCTGAAACCTGTTTCGTATGAAAGGATGAGGAACCAGAGCAACCTGGCCATATTTTTCCTCTCCACTGTTAACACGAGAGGTTTCAGGGAAATCATAGATCCCCGTCTTGATGTTGATGAAGGTAACAACGTGGAATCGATGAGAAGAGTGGCAGGGCTAGCGAAGGAATGCCTCAGCGTTGAAGGGGAGAAGAGACCTTCAATGAAAGAGGTAGTTCAGGAACTGCTTTGGAGTAAAGGGGGCGAAAGACCCCATGCGTGGCTGAATATTGATGTAGTGGACAAGCCGGAAGAAATGGTGGGGCTGATAGTTAATGAGGAAGAAAGAAGGGAGGGTATAAGGTCCGCTTATTCAGTACCAGAACAGTGTTCTTCGTCGTTCAGCATTGAAGGCCTTGGAGATGGTGTTAGAAGCGGCAGATAA